The DNA window ACCTTCAAACTTCCTATATCTGTGCCAGATCTCTTCTTCAATGTTTTGAGGCTTTAAAAAAGTCACcttaaaaactgttttctctttgcagCACCATTGCATGAAAAATGCATACAATCAATGAAAAACTTCTATAGGAGAAACTGTACAGCCTGCTTCCAACAGTTACAATCATCCCTTTCCCTCCATGCCCAGTACTCACCCTGATCAAttgagtgctgaggaagctggctaAGTTGGCTATTCACTACACCCGCATATGTGCGCAAGAACTCCTCTTCACTAGCAGTCAGCTGGAAATGTACAGAGTCAGttagcaaaaaggaaaatgaagaaagactgaaaatacaACTTTTGACTTTCTAATAATAAATGTCAGTTACCTCTATTTCTACTATTTGACAGTTTAAGCTAATCATTGTTTGCCCCAATTATAACACCAGCAAGGCTACAGCAGCAAGCTGATACATCATATGTTTACAGAGAGAGTAAAAGTCACCATAAAACACTTGCtttattttgttggttttataaaaatgaactttGCTGTATGCAGAAAAATTACCAGATGTTCAGATTTAGTTTCAGGCATCACAAGCTTCACACAACTGATTTTTGCTTAAATATTATCTGAGCACAGATAATGGCTAAATCAATGATGGCTAAAACAGTTCAGCAATAAAACCAGACCACCACCTGCCCATCTCAGTAATCACTATCTCAGATACTACAACATCATGTCTAGAAAGCAACAAAATATGGGTTATGACAGTGCATCTTACATTTGATCCCATCTTCCTCAGCATGAGTAGGAC is part of the Dromaius novaehollandiae isolate bDroNov1 chromosome 24, bDroNov1.hap1, whole genome shotgun sequence genome and encodes:
- the CTNNBIP1 gene encoding beta-catenin-interacting protein 1, yielding MNREGVPGKSPEEMYIQQKVRVLLMLRKMGSNLTASEEEFLRTYAGVVNSQLSQLPQHSIDQGAEDVVMAFSRSETEDRRQ